Part of the Calliopsis andreniformis isolate RMS-2024a chromosome 12, iyCalAndr_principal, whole genome shotgun sequence genome, CAACGTTCGCAAAGGTTCACAAGTGAAAAAATAAGTTATATTACTCAGAAGCAAGTTGAGTTTCGGTTTAGGAACAAATCGACACATTTAACTGAACTAATTTCGAATTTCGAAGTATCGAAATTCAAAATTGAATGCTATTCGATAGTCGCTGCGATATGTTCGATATATTCTTCGATATCGACAGTCGATACAGATGCAAAGGCGTAAACAGTAACCGCAGTAACCTTAATGTGCGGAAACTGGTGGAAATTGTAATTAATTGTAAATAGAATTTTCGTTAATAATGGCCAATTTTAGTGAAGACTTGTTCGATGTTTTTGAAGAAACGGAAGATGTAATTGAAGTAATTCCCAGTTCAGTGAAACAAAAAGATATAAGCTCGTCAGTGAACGAAACGTAAGAATGAGCTAACCTCTATAACCTGTGTATGACTTGATTCAAAGAGTAAACCCGTATATTAATTATAAACGAAAATATGATTGTGTAGGAAAATTAATGCGGAGAGCGGAACGAAGCGACAGTTTGAAAACGATGAAGATGTGACTTCGAAAAAATTAAGATCAGATCCTGTCTTAGAAGACATAAAGTAAATCAACCTTACATATTTTCCCTGAAAGCTAGTTTGATGGTATTTAATTCAAGTATGTTTGTCTTTCctacagtattgaagaattggccCCACGTATCAAAATACATACTATAGATACAATTGAATCATGTACACACGAAGTTGCAGTTCCACCAGATTATGACTATATACCATTGGAGAGCAAACAAAGCAAACCAGCCAAAGAATACAAATTTGTTCTAGATCCTTTCCAAAAGGAAGCAATACTATGCATTGAAAATAATCAGTCTGTTTTAGTTTCTGCACATACATCagctggtaaaactgttgttgcaGAGTATGTGTCAACATGAActagtaataaatatttatatataccggtcattaattataaattttccAGATATGCTATAGCATGTTCATTAAGAGACAAGCAACGAGTAATTTACACAACTCCTATAAAGGCATTGAGTAATCAGAAATATAGGGAGTTCTTTGAAGAATTCAAAGATGTTGGTTTAGTAACTGGTGACGTTACTATTAACCCAACAGCTAGTGTTCTTATTATGACCACTGAGATTTTAAGGAACATGCTTTATAGAGGATCAGAGGTTTGATTTTTTTGTtagatttttttatcattaattaattattaccaTATTAATAAAAACTGTATTTTGGTTAGGTAATGCGCGAAGTTGGTTGGGTAATTTTCGACGAAATTCACTATATGCGTCATAAAGAAAGAGGTGTTGTATGGGAAGAGACATTAATATTATTACCAGACAATGTACACTATGTATTTCTTTCTGCTACTATACCCAATGCACGACAGTTTGTTGAATGGGTAGCACATTTACATAAACAACCGTGTCATGTTGTCTACACAGATTATAGACCAACACCTTTACAACACTACATATTCCCTGTCGGCGGAGATGGAATCCACTTGGTTCGTATGACAcaataaaaaaattcatttagTTCAATTTAGAAAGTTATACTTACTTCTTTATATTCAGGTTGTAGACGAAACGGGACAATTTAAAGAAGAAAACTTTAACAGAGCAATGGCTTGTCTACAAAATGGCGATGCAGCTAAAGGAGATACAAAAGGTCGTAAAGGCGGTATTCGTCCATCAAACGCCGGGCAAACCAATATTTTTAAGATGGTGAAAATGATTATGGAAAGAAATTTTGCACCTGTAATTATATTCAGTTTTTCCAAAAAAGATTGCGAGGTTTACGCGATGCAATTGGCTAAATTAGATTTGAATACTATAGAGGAAAAGAAACTAGTAGATGAAGTTTTTAATAATGCTATGGATGTCCTTAGCGAAGAAGACAGGAAATTGCCACAAGTTGAAAATGTATTGCCCCTTTTAAGACGTGGAATAGGGATCCATCACGGCGGTCTGCTCCCTATTCTGAAAGAAACTGTGGAAATATTATTCGGTGAAGGATTGATAAAAGCACTCTTCGCGACAGAGACTTTTGCTATGGGCCTGAACATGCCAGCGCGAACAGTTTTATTCACGGCATCTCGAAAATTCGACGGCAAAGACTTCCGTTGGATTACTTCAGGAGAGTACATACAAATGTCTGGTCGAGCAGGCAGACGAGGCTTGGACGAAAAAGGAATAGTAATATTAATGATAGACGAACAAGTTAGTCCAGTTATTGGCAAAGCAATCGTACAAGGAAAACCAGATCCAATTAATTCCGCGTTTCATTTAACTTACAACATGGTCTTGAATCTTTTAAGAGTCGAGGAAATTAATCCAGAATATATGCTTGAACGAAGTTTTTATCAGTTCCAAAATCAAGCTTCTATTCCTGACCTATATAATAGTACGTAAATCACTTATTTTGCAATTGTGTGTTACAGACTTACATAAAATGATACTTTTTACCAATTATTACAGAGGTGCAAGAATTGCAAACGGCATATAATGCAGTGACTATTGATAAGTCTAATCAGATATCATCTTACCACGACATACGCGAACAACTCGAACGTCTTAGTACTGAATTCAGATCATTCTTGACAAAACCAGAATACTTACTTCCATTCCTTCAACCTGGAAGGCTAGTGAAGGTATGTATGTACTATTACTTGTaagttaaaaatatgaaattttctaATCGCGATAATTCTAGgtgaaaaatgaaaatgaaacattTGATTGGGGTATTATTGTAAACTTTAAAAAGAAGAACCCTAAAAATCCCATGAAAGATAACACCGTTATTATTATTGATATCTTGCTGCATATTTCTAAAGATTCGAGTGAAGGATGCCCAGTACCTTGTCACGAAGGAGAGGAGGGTGAAGTGGAAGTTGTTCCGGTTTTACACACATTAATTTCTCAGATCAGTTCACTTAGATTGTACTACCCAAAGGATCTAAGGCCGTCTGATAACAGGAAAAGTGTACTGAAAACGATACAAGAGGTTAAAAAAAGATTTCCCGATGGACCACCATTGTTAAATCCAGAAACAGATATGCGAATAGAAGACGAAGCATTTAAAGACATAGTTAAAAAGATTAAAGTATTGGAAGAAAGACTGTATGCTCATCCTTTGCATAAGGTAAAAAGAAATTGTTACTGTATACTTATTTATTACAATAATAAAAGAcattttatttcaattaaatATAGGATCCCAATGTAAATACACTATACGAACAATTTCTACATAAAGAAGAACTGGCCAACCAATTAAAACAAGCAAAACTTGAATTGAAGCAAGCTAAATCGATACTTCAAATGGACGAATTAAAATGTAGAAAACGAGTATTACGACGGATGGCTTATTGTACGGCGTCAGATGTTATAGAATTAAAAGGCCGTGTGGCCTGTGAACTTAACGGAGCTGATGAGTTGTTAATGACAGAAATGATTTTCAATGGATTATTTAATACATTAAGCGTACCTCAAGTAGTGGCGTTAATTAGTTGTTTTGTTTGCGATGACAAATCAAGTGAAATGCCTAAGACGACAAAAGAATTAAGTGGTCCATTGAGGCAGATGCAAGATTTAGCCCGAAGGATAGCGAAGGTATCAACAGAAGCTAATTTAGAATTAGACGAAGACGCGTACGTGGATACGTTTAAACCGTATTTAATGGATGTGGTGTATGCTTGGTGTAAAGGAGCGACatttttacaaatttgtaaaaTGACAGACATTTTCGAGGGtatgttataaaaaattttaattttacttatGAAATAACTGATTATGCCTTTACATTTAGTTTGTTATGCCTTCTAGGTTCAATTATACGATGTATGCGACGTTTAGAGGAAGTGCTTAGACAATTATGTCAAGCGGCAAAGAATATTGGAAATACAGATTTAGAAAATAAATTCAGCGAAGCAATTAAACTGATAAAACGCGATATTGTATttgctgcatctttatatttataataaaagttCTTAGAAAAATTTCCCATTATTTTAGAACATGTATATTTTTCGTTACGAGTtctatttatgtatattaacaAATTAGGTCTTTTTAAATCTACTTTTTATACTTATTTCAATCGCAGCAATAATAAACGAGAGGTAACTTTTGTTTGAGACTTCTCAGAGTGTAATTTattcttaaaaatttaaaatacaCAATGCACATGCATGGAAAGGACTTTTCACTTTATAATATAAAACTACATTTGTCGTACGAATTAATAGTACgaaaaaatacagcataaaaatTTAGttgcataataataaacagaactcaTATTTAACCGACAACTATTTGAAACTTGTTAAATAAATAACACTTTCAGAATATTGTGATGCttaatttctacatttttaaattaattacaacAAATTACTTATCGTTCTTCTAGAATCACTGTCTCTTGAGAAGAGAACTTCAGGTCTGTAAGAGTAAGTTTCGCATCCATGGACGTTAACTGAAATACATATCAAAAACTTCATTGAATCGATACCAGCCTTAATTAAAactttgatttttatttttgcaaACTGACAGTGAAGATATAAAGCTTCTACTTAATTAGACGAAGTGAATGATATAAAGGAGATATCTATGTAATGAGAATTTAAATGCTTACATCATCTACTTACATCCCTTCGAGGCCAACTACATAGGACCTTGTATTCTTCTGTAGGATAACCTTCTGCGATGAGGAAGTTGAGAAGTGTTTGCAGCGGCGCATCGGATTGAAATCTGCGCTCTAAAATTTTCCCAACTGGAAGCCGTACTCTTACTTTCAACACACCATCACCAGCTCCTTGTTGTGGTTCAGGAGGTAAACTCGATTCTACAGCTTGCCTATGAGCTTCTTTTCTCGCTTTCTCAGCCAGCCTTTCATTTTCTGCCTGttctttccttttcttttctAACTCTTCTTGCATCTGCTTTGCTTCTTCTTTTGCTCTATAGTCAAATCAcgtattttttatgaataaaatACTGTGCAATTATAATTTTAACAAAGCAATAAGTAAATTTCATTTTCAGTTTACCTGTCAGCAGCTAAGCTTTCTTGATATGCTCTGTCTTGTTCTTGTTTCACTCTTTCTCTGGCTTGTCTTTCTTCTTCGACTTCAATATCGGCTTGTCTTTGCTCCTATTAAAAAAGGATAAAAaccaataaaatacgaaatgaaagaatatataaatatcataatatgattattttAATCTTGTTTTACCTGGAATACATCGACAGCTTGAATCAAATTGGTGAATAGTTCATTTACTTCGACATTGCCATGAATTGTTGTAAATATttctgtattagatctggttctCATTATAATTACAAGAACGGGTAAAGTATCGACATCTATATTGTTCATAGCTAATGCTGCAACCGATCCTAATGTTTGTTTTACAGATAATAGAAACCTGTAAATCAAGGATGGCTTAGTAAAAGTATCAtgctattaaataaaattattttatactgGTACATACATCTGCTTATTAGATTCAAATGTAATATCCCAACCCCATACAATAAAATTTTCAGACAGAACTTGGAGTACTGTTTCACATCCTAATAAATTCGTACAAAATATATTTGATAACACACTATTATCGTGATGTAAATATACAGCCAACAGTTTTCTCTGTAATAGTGAAAATTTATATAGTTTCATGCAAAGTACTTGTCttatttttaattgaattaGTTTCAAACCTCTTTTGCTGGTTTTAAACACGTTTCTTTAATAGCTTCTTTAAATTGGCCAGTTAAGAATTCTGGATGAGCTGGCCCATATCGCCTCTCAAATACTTCCGCAAAACGTAACGTACCCGTCGTTTCATCTGATACATTGTCTGGTACTACAAATATGTACATAGAAATAAATTAGTTTGCGTAATATATAAATGTATTAAATCTAATGGCTTATTAAATATCACAGTATTTACTGAGGGGTACAATTTTAGTAGATTTGAAATCTACGAAAATATCATCTTCCACAGTGAATGATTCAGGAGCATCAAATTCCTCTACATCTTCTGCTTCATCTACAGAACTATCGCTTCCAGCTAGGTCTATAACGtcctaaaattaaataaatattattaaacgtttatctatatttgaaatattatcgTACAATACCTTCTTTTCCTCTTTCATAGGAAGTCCACTGACAGAAAGGTCATGTGTTGGGTAAGAAATTCCACTTTGAGCTAGTGTGATATTATCATCTTTCACTGAACTTGGCCACCCTTTCCACTGTTGATTTCGTACAGGAACATTTATTACTGAGTAAACATTGGTCTTTACATCCAAAATTGTGTTTGATCCAGGGAAGTTAAGCTTATATGTTCTTTTGTTTAGTTCATCTTTGACATTTAAGGTATATGTGTGAGTCATACGTTGAGACAAACTTGGtctgaaaaaataataaatgtttTACAAttgtaaacaaaatattaatacaCATTTTCATAAGTTTACTTACACATCGGTTGTTAAATCAACATCTTCTGATACAGGTGACAAGTATAAAGTATTTTCTTTAGGTAATGATTGTAATGTTGCATTAAGTGATTCTGGTGATTTTTTCCATCCATGAAGATTCTGTTGGCAAGGTGGAACATTTGTCTTTTCACATATAAGACACTTTAGATCTCCTGAAAACAAATTTCAGAAATAACATCATTGTTATTTAACAGTTATAAAAACATCATACTGATCACTTACTTAAAGATGAATATTCTGgtaattttatttcatgaaCTGTACTAAGGTAGTGAACATGGAATGTGATTATTCTTGCTTTCCCACAGTTCTTAGGTTTACTAGTTCCTGGTAAGCCTGCTATTGaattttccaccacatccattTTTGAAGTACTTTTTGACTCTTGTGCAATATGAAATGAAGGTGAAGATAATTGAGGTGTTCTCTTAATTTCTTCTATCATTTCTATATCTGGACTCATTTCAGAAGGTAATTGTTGTGTAGCTTTAGGCACAGCTAGATTTACCGCTGTCTGTTAACAGTATATTAAGGTATTTAAATTCCTTTTCAACTTTACAAACAATACAGATGTATAAGTATCAACAAAATTTACCAATAAATCCCAGTCTGAATCTTCTAAGTATTTAATGGCATTCTCAACATCCATTCCAGTGCATGCCTAAAGCAATATAACATGTTTATTTCCACTAAATCTATGTAGctcttataaaaaataaaactaatgcttaaatataattttaaattatgTATGCCTAGTAGAACTGTTTCAAATTTGTTTACGTCCATCAAAAATTTCATGACTCACGAATGCGAGCGAATAGGGACAAAGAAAGTAACGTATATATGCAAAAGCAcgattaaaaatatataatatcaAATATCGTGAActcgattatacgttttatacgcttTTGAATACCATTGGACGCATTGACAGATTCAAGGCAAAACAAATCGGGAATTGCTTCATTATGTTCATGGATTTCAACTATTGTCAATGTCATTATCGCATATATCATAACCTAAAATTTCATGTTTGTTTGCGATTAATGAGTAAGCAAAGTTTCAATGGGTTACCATAAAGTCGGCCAAAATCTCTTCCTGTGTTCCAGGCATCGTGCCACCGCTTCACTGTCAAACGCGAGCCAAATACGCGAGCCACGAATGCTTATTTTCCTACAACCTAATCGTTCCAAGCACAACACGTACGATGAATGCAGCCCACCAATGCTTTAAACCTCACGCTGATTTGAAACGAACATTGAACCATCTATACTGTTTATATATTTCCCTTTGCGACATCAAACAATTGTTCGTATATTGGCCGATATCAATGGGAGATATTCTCACGTTTCGACCAAAGCTCTTCAATACGATGCAAAAAATTACGATTGGTGGAATCTTAAATCATTATAAGCGTCCTCCAATCACAATTAAACGACAGAAAATACGTGAAACAACTCTTATTCATAACTTTATGATAACGAAAATTAAAATCTCTTCATTTTAGAATATTATTATACATTACAATATATTctacaattttctttttaatttataaaattattctaTAGACCTGATACTATATTAAATAATCAACTTTTTTTTAGAAAGGAATTACGATTCATGAAAATTTTCCGAGAAATCTGCTTGTAACACTTTTATGTAagactttatatatatataaattcatGACAGTAACGGCTGATTTTCATAAATTATAACATATTTCCAGAAGATTAACTTTATTTCTTATTGCATCGATTTGATCGCGACGAAAGCTATGGTGGTTTTCAATTAGCGATCTCATTTTCGTAATTATAGTCGAATTGGTGCTTAAGCGTAAATCGTATTTCGGTTGAAAGGTATTAGATTTCCTGGTTCATTCAATTTGTTATCACACGTTTGTCACGTATAAATTGAGATACAGGCTTAATTGTGCGATATGAAAAATAGAAGGTCCAGCACACCGTGACGATAACAGAAACGAATTGCGTTCCGTCCACGTGAAATCAGTCGTAAATTCAGAGTAATTGTTTCCATTGTCAAAAAGAGAGTTTTGTTGCGTGCATCGTAGTCCGCGCGCGTGGCCGTTCGAGGAAGAGGAGACTTTTTTTATGCCTTCCACGCCGGGCACCGCCACTCTATCATGATCAAATTATTCTCGTTAAAACAAGCGAAAAAGGATGGCGAGTCGCCGAAACCTGGCACCCAAAAGAAGGCATCCGCGGCACAACTGAGAATTACAAAAGGTTTTGTCGATGACTTTTCATTACCTTTCCTTCGATTTCTTTTCTGTATTTCAACGCAATCGACTTTCTTTAATGCGCAAAAACCAGTGCATATCCGTACGTGATTTGCGTATGAAACTTTAGGAAGATTCTTGTCTCTTGAACCTTATGAGAGTTCTGTGCAATGTatacctttttttttttcacttttGTCAGTAGTATTGTTTACGCAATCTCTTGGTTTACTTCCTCATTGAAAGATAGTAGATATTCTAGGTAAACAACATAGTTAAAAATCTGCTTAATGAAAGTCTTATGAACTTTAGGTTTATGAATGATTTTACGCAGTTTTGTATTACTGATCTGTTTTACGATACAGagttttttatttgaaataattgaaaTGCATTTTCAGTTTAATAACACTTCATTTCTGTAGGATATGCATTTTTGTTTAGACACTTTGATACGTGTTTATTTATATTCATTCCAACGCTTTTGTTGATATTGATTCTATTGGTATATTCTTTTTTTGTTGGTCATAAAATATTATAGTCTATTTGGTTGAAAAAACTATCTTTTTATGTGTATTTATAAATTGTTTATGTAATTTAGGATAAGAATATAGTAGTTTCCTAGAATAGTTTTGACCTTAAAATGATCTTGAAGAACTAAATTTGTATATCatagtattttttaatattct contains:
- the Mtr4 gene encoding exosome RNA helicase Mtr4, whose protein sequence is MANFSEDLFDVFEETEDVIEVIPSSVKQKDISSSVNETKINAESGTKRQFENDEDVTSKKLRSDPVLEDINIEELAPRIKIHTIDTIESCTHEVAVPPDYDYIPLESKQSKPAKEYKFVLDPFQKEAILCIENNQSVLVSAHTSAGKTVVAEYAIACSLRDKQRVIYTTPIKALSNQKYREFFEEFKDVGLVTGDVTINPTASVLIMTTEILRNMLYRGSEVMREVGWVIFDEIHYMRHKERGVVWEETLILLPDNVHYVFLSATIPNARQFVEWVAHLHKQPCHVVYTDYRPTPLQHYIFPVGGDGIHLVVDETGQFKEENFNRAMACLQNGDAAKGDTKGRKGGIRPSNAGQTNIFKMVKMIMERNFAPVIIFSFSKKDCEVYAMQLAKLDLNTIEEKKLVDEVFNNAMDVLSEEDRKLPQVENVLPLLRRGIGIHHGGLLPILKETVEILFGEGLIKALFATETFAMGLNMPARTVLFTASRKFDGKDFRWITSGEYIQMSGRAGRRGLDEKGIVILMIDEQVSPVIGKAIVQGKPDPINSAFHLTYNMVLNLLRVEEINPEYMLERSFYQFQNQASIPDLYNKVQELQTAYNAVTIDKSNQISSYHDIREQLERLSTEFRSFLTKPEYLLPFLQPGRLVKVKNENETFDWGIIVNFKKKNPKNPMKDNTVIIIDILLHISKDSSEGCPVPCHEGEEGEVEVVPVLHTLISQISSLRLYYPKDLRPSDNRKSVLKTIQEVKKRFPDGPPLLNPETDMRIEDEAFKDIVKKIKVLEERLYAHPLHKDPNVNTLYEQFLHKEELANQLKQAKLELKQAKSILQMDELKCRKRVLRRMAYCTASDVIELKGRVACELNGADELLMTEMIFNGLFNTLSVPQVVALISCFVCDDKSSEMPKTTKELSGPLRQMQDLARRIAKVSTEANLELDEDAYVDTFKPYLMDVVYAWCKGATFLQICKMTDIFEGSIIRCMRRLEEVLRQLCQAAKNIGNTDLENKFSEAIKLIKRDIVFAASLYL
- the Casp gene encoding fas associated factor casp isoform X2; the encoded protein is MPGTQEEILADFMACTGMDVENAIKYLEDSDWDLLTAVNLAVPKATQQLPSEMSPDIEMIEEIKRTPQLSSPSFHIAQESKSTSKMDVVENSIAGLPGTSKPKNCGKARIITFHVHYLSTVHEIKLPEYSSLRDLKCLICEKTNVPPCQQNLHGWKKSPESLNATLQSLPKENTLYLSPVSEDVDLTTDVPSLSQRMTHTYTLNVKDELNKRTYKLNFPGSNTILDVKTNVYSVINVPVRNQQWKGWPSSVKDDNITLAQSGISYPTHDLSVSGLPMKEEKKDVIDLAGSDSSVDEAEDVEEFDAPESFTVEDDIFVDFKSTKIVPLIPDNVSDETTGTLRFAEVFERRYGPAHPEFLTGQFKEAIKETCLKPAKERKLLAVYLHHDNSVLSNIFCTNLLGCETVLQVLSENFIVWGWDITFESNKQMFLLSVKQTLGSVAALAMNNIDVDTLPVLVIIMRTRSNTEIFTTIHGNVEVNELFTNLIQAVDVFQEQRQADIEVEEERQARERVKQEQDRAYQESLAADRAKEEAKQMQEELEKKRKEQAENERLAEKARKEAHRQAVESSLPPEPQQGAGDGVLKVRVRLPVGKILERRFQSDAPLQTLLNFLIAEGYPTEEYKVLCSWPRRDVSR
- the Casp gene encoding fas associated factor casp isoform X1, with the translated sequence MPGTQEEILADFMACTGMDVENAIKYLEDSDWDLLTAVNLAVPKATQQLPSEMSPDIEMIEEIKRTPQLSSPSFHIAQESKSTSKMDVVENSIAGLPGTSKPKNCGKARIITFHVHYLSTVHEIKLPEYSSLRDLKCLICEKTNVPPCQQNLHGWKKSPESLNATLQSLPKENTLYLSPVSEDVDLTTDVPSLSQRMTHTYTLNVKDELNKRTYKLNFPGSNTILDVKTNVYSVINVPVRNQQWKGWPSSVKDDNITLAQSGISYPTHDLSVSGLPMKEEKKDVIDLAGSDSSVDEAEDVEEFDAPESFTVEDDIFVDFKSTKIVPLIPDNVSDETTGTLRFAEVFERRYGPAHPEFLTGQFKEAIKETCLKPAKERKLLAVYLHHDNSVLSNIFCTNLLGCETVLQVLSENFIVWGWDITFESNKQMFLLSVKQTLGSVAALAMNNIDVDTLPVLVIIMRTRSNTEIFTTIHGNVEVNELFTNLIQAVDVFQEQRQADIEVEEERQARERVKQEQDRAYQESLAADRAKEEAKQMQEELEKKRKEQAENERLAEKARKEAHRQAVESSLPPEPQQGAGDGVLKVRVRLPVGKILERRFQSDAPLQTLLNFLIAEGYPTEEYKVLCSWPRRDLTSMDAKLTLTDLKFSSQETVILEER